The Lasioglossum baleicum chromosome 15, iyLasBale1, whole genome shotgun sequence genome has a segment encoding these proteins:
- the Bw gene encoding brown isoform X2 translates to MQQDARVRYPSLPQSLPKDFCLTWKDISYTVQKKCNGGLRAMFGLQRTEYVTLLNGVGGIVNSGMLMAIMGPSGAGKTTLLATISRRVKGSATGEVLLNGKPIDTEQMIRISGFVPQVDLAVESLTVQEHMEFMACMKMDRRVRASVRRHRITAMLAELSLTKCANCRLSALSGGERRRVTLAVQLLTEPSILFCDEPTTGLDSYGALAVVRTLRQVAASGKIVMCSVHQPASGLLDIFHEVLLLSGGKVAFQGSSADANEFFDSLSLKCPPTFNSAEFYVSQLSIVRGKESESYQKVNWICDQYEKSKYGQRVSKLIEYSCTTTSEVEQLPLIFLEAPPGPVDFKKALLLTQVEWLTWRTYVEYKRSYTTLVLRFVTYMFIGLLIASPYVGVTAKAMDQGGIQNMQGLLYLVVVETVFTFNYAVFYTFPRELPLLLRDIAGGLYSPAPYYISKVVVLIPGAIFQPLLYSILVFTVTGLNGGFLGLVYFTLPVVISAISASALGLFLSASFKSVDTASLFSVPLDFLGLMFCGIYLHLGHLAPGIAWLKYLSQFYYGLEAVSLTQWLLIDRISTFLIVNIYEKGFWRESFILILCSRRLLTGPRRALHIQRPRSPREVRLPTEPLHHGSDWSAGDIRGQSFRRFPDHSLPKSQGSCVLILRVLVNLRNVFLSS, encoded by the exons ATGCAGCAAGACGCGAGGGTGCGGTATCCGTCGCTGCCGCAGAGCCTGCCGAAGGACTTCTGCCTGACGTGGAAGGACATTTCGTACACGGTCCAGAAAAAGTGTAACGGCGGCCTGAGGGCGATGTTCGGGCTGCAGCGGACCGAATACGTCACTCTGTTGAACGGAG TCGGCGGTATAGTTAATTCCGGGATGCTGATGGCCATCATGGGACCAAG CGGTGCTGGGAAAACTACGTTGCTCGCGACGATCAGCCGGCGAGTTAAAG GCAGCGCGACGGGCGAGGTACTGTTAAACGGGAAGCCGATAGACACCGAGCAGATGATAAGGATATCGGGTTTCGTTCCGCAAGTGGACCTGGCGGTCGAGTCGCTGACCGTTCAAGAGCACATGGAGTTCATG GCTTGCATGAAGATGGACAGAAGGGTTCGCGCGAGTGTCCGGAGGCATCGGATCACGGCCATGCTGGCGGAGCTGAGTTTGACCAAGTGTGCGAATTGCAGGCTGTCCGCTTTGTCCGGCGGCGAGAGAAGAAGAGTCACTCTAGCCGTTCAA CTGCTCACCGAGCCCAGCATCCTCTTCTGCGACGAACCAACCACAGGGTTGGACAGCTACGGCGCTCTAGCGGTCGTCAGGACGTTGAGGCAGGTCGCAGCCAGCGGAAAAATCGTTATGTGCTCGGTCCACCAACCGGCTTCCGGGTTGCTCGACATTTTCCACGAGGTCCTTCTGCTTTCCGGCGGAAAAGTCGCATTCCAGGGCTCGTCCGCCGACGCCAATGAATTTTTCGACAG CCTGAGCCTGAAATGTCCACCGACCTTCAACAGCGCGGAGTTCTACGTCTCCCAGTTGTCGATCGTTCGGGGAAAGGAGTCCGAGAGTTACCAAAAG GTGAACTGGATCTGCGATCAATACGAGAAGTCGAAGTATGGTCAAAGGGTGTCGAAGCTGATCGAGTATTCGTGCACGACCACGTCGGAGGTCGAGCAGCTGCCATTAATATTTTTGGAAGCCCCGCCGGGCCCCGTCGACTTCAAAAAGGCTCTGCTGCTCACGCAGGTCGAGTGGCTCACCTGGAGGACCTACGTCGAGTACAAAAGAAGCTACACGACGCTTGTGCTACGATTCGTCACCTACATG TTCATAGGCTTGCTGATTGCCTCGCCGTACGTGGGCGTGACAGCGAAAGCGATGGACCAGGGCGGAATACAGAACATGCAGGGTCTTCTGTACCTGGTGGTGGTCGAGACCGTGTTCACCTTTAATTACGCCGTCTTCTACACGTTCCCGCGAGAGTTACCGCTCCTGCTGCGCGATATCGCCGGCGGACTTTACAGCCCGGCGCCATATTACATCAGCAAAGTGGTCGTTCTG ATACCCGGAGCGATATTTCAGCCGCTGCTCTACTCGATTCTAGTGTTCACTGTCACTGGACTGAACGGGGGATTCTTAGGACTCGTCTACTTCACGCTGCCAGTAGTAATCTCTGCCATTTCCGCGTCCGCTCTCG GTTTGTTTTTATCGGCGTCGTTCAAATCTGTGGACACGGCTTCTCTGTTCTCCGTGCCGCTCGACTTCCTAGGTCTGATGTTCTGCGGGATTTATCTGCATCTTGG ACACCTGGCACCCGGTATCGCGTGGTTGAAGTACCTGTCCCAGTTCTACTACGGTCTGGAGGCGGTTTCTTTGACTCAATGGTTGTTGATCGATCGCATAAGTACGTTTCTAATCGTCAACATTTACGAGAAAGGATTCTGGAGAGAGTCTTTCATACTGATTCTGTGTTCTCGAAGATTGCTCACCGGACCCCGAAGAGCCCTGCATATCCAGCGGCCTCGGAGTCCTCGAGAAGTACGGCTACCTACCGAGCCACTACACCACGGATCTGATTGGTCTGCTGGTGATATTCGCGGTCAGTCATTTCGCCGGTTTCCTGATCATTCGCTACCGAAGTCGCAAGGAAGCTGTGTACTGATTCTCCGTGTACTAGTGAATTTACGCAACGTCTTTTTATCATCTTGA
- the Bw gene encoding brown isoform X1 — MCLGYRLAVFFLFLGMILFDTVTMQQDARVRYPSLPQSLPKDFCLTWKDISYTVQKKCNGGLRAMFGLQRTEYVTLLNGVGGIVNSGMLMAIMGPSGAGKTTLLATISRRVKGSATGEVLLNGKPIDTEQMIRISGFVPQVDLAVESLTVQEHMEFMACMKMDRRVRASVRRHRITAMLAELSLTKCANCRLSALSGGERRRVTLAVQLLTEPSILFCDEPTTGLDSYGALAVVRTLRQVAASGKIVMCSVHQPASGLLDIFHEVLLLSGGKVAFQGSSADANEFFDSLSLKCPPTFNSAEFYVSQLSIVRGKESESYQKVNWICDQYEKSKYGQRVSKLIEYSCTTTSEVEQLPLIFLEAPPGPVDFKKALLLTQVEWLTWRTYVEYKRSYTTLVLRFVTYMFIGLLIASPYVGVTAKAMDQGGIQNMQGLLYLVVVETVFTFNYAVFYTFPRELPLLLRDIAGGLYSPAPYYISKVVVLIPGAIFQPLLYSILVFTVTGLNGGFLGLVYFTLPVVISAISASALGLFLSASFKSVDTASLFSVPLDFLGLMFCGIYLHLGHLAPGIAWLKYLSQFYYGLEAVSLTQWLLIDRISTFLIVNIYEKGFWRESFILILCSRRLLTGPRRALHIQRPRSPREVRLPTEPLHHGSDWSAGDIRGQSFRRFPDHSLPKSQGSCVLILRVLVNLRNVFLSS; from the exons ATGCAGCAAGACGCGAGGGTGCGGTATCCGTCGCTGCCGCAGAGCCTGCCGAAGGACTTCTGCCTGACGTGGAAGGACATTTCGTACACGGTCCAGAAAAAGTGTAACGGCGGCCTGAGGGCGATGTTCGGGCTGCAGCGGACCGAATACGTCACTCTGTTGAACGGAG TCGGCGGTATAGTTAATTCCGGGATGCTGATGGCCATCATGGGACCAAG CGGTGCTGGGAAAACTACGTTGCTCGCGACGATCAGCCGGCGAGTTAAAG GCAGCGCGACGGGCGAGGTACTGTTAAACGGGAAGCCGATAGACACCGAGCAGATGATAAGGATATCGGGTTTCGTTCCGCAAGTGGACCTGGCGGTCGAGTCGCTGACCGTTCAAGAGCACATGGAGTTCATG GCTTGCATGAAGATGGACAGAAGGGTTCGCGCGAGTGTCCGGAGGCATCGGATCACGGCCATGCTGGCGGAGCTGAGTTTGACCAAGTGTGCGAATTGCAGGCTGTCCGCTTTGTCCGGCGGCGAGAGAAGAAGAGTCACTCTAGCCGTTCAA CTGCTCACCGAGCCCAGCATCCTCTTCTGCGACGAACCAACCACAGGGTTGGACAGCTACGGCGCTCTAGCGGTCGTCAGGACGTTGAGGCAGGTCGCAGCCAGCGGAAAAATCGTTATGTGCTCGGTCCACCAACCGGCTTCCGGGTTGCTCGACATTTTCCACGAGGTCCTTCTGCTTTCCGGCGGAAAAGTCGCATTCCAGGGCTCGTCCGCCGACGCCAATGAATTTTTCGACAG CCTGAGCCTGAAATGTCCACCGACCTTCAACAGCGCGGAGTTCTACGTCTCCCAGTTGTCGATCGTTCGGGGAAAGGAGTCCGAGAGTTACCAAAAG GTGAACTGGATCTGCGATCAATACGAGAAGTCGAAGTATGGTCAAAGGGTGTCGAAGCTGATCGAGTATTCGTGCACGACCACGTCGGAGGTCGAGCAGCTGCCATTAATATTTTTGGAAGCCCCGCCGGGCCCCGTCGACTTCAAAAAGGCTCTGCTGCTCACGCAGGTCGAGTGGCTCACCTGGAGGACCTACGTCGAGTACAAAAGAAGCTACACGACGCTTGTGCTACGATTCGTCACCTACATG TTCATAGGCTTGCTGATTGCCTCGCCGTACGTGGGCGTGACAGCGAAAGCGATGGACCAGGGCGGAATACAGAACATGCAGGGTCTTCTGTACCTGGTGGTGGTCGAGACCGTGTTCACCTTTAATTACGCCGTCTTCTACACGTTCCCGCGAGAGTTACCGCTCCTGCTGCGCGATATCGCCGGCGGACTTTACAGCCCGGCGCCATATTACATCAGCAAAGTGGTCGTTCTG ATACCCGGAGCGATATTTCAGCCGCTGCTCTACTCGATTCTAGTGTTCACTGTCACTGGACTGAACGGGGGATTCTTAGGACTCGTCTACTTCACGCTGCCAGTAGTAATCTCTGCCATTTCCGCGTCCGCTCTCG GTTTGTTTTTATCGGCGTCGTTCAAATCTGTGGACACGGCTTCTCTGTTCTCCGTGCCGCTCGACTTCCTAGGTCTGATGTTCTGCGGGATTTATCTGCATCTTGG ACACCTGGCACCCGGTATCGCGTGGTTGAAGTACCTGTCCCAGTTCTACTACGGTCTGGAGGCGGTTTCTTTGACTCAATGGTTGTTGATCGATCGCATAAGTACGTTTCTAATCGTCAACATTTACGAGAAAGGATTCTGGAGAGAGTCTTTCATACTGATTCTGTGTTCTCGAAGATTGCTCACCGGACCCCGAAGAGCCCTGCATATCCAGCGGCCTCGGAGTCCTCGAGAAGTACGGCTACCTACCGAGCCACTACACCACGGATCTGATTGGTCTGCTGGTGATATTCGCGGTCAGTCATTTCGCCGGTTTCCTGATCATTCGCTACCGAAGTCGCAAGGAAGCTGTGTACTGATTCTCCGTGTACTAGTGAATTTACGCAACGTCTTTTTATCATCTTGA
- the Bw gene encoding brown isoform X3, which yields MCLGYRLAVFFLFLGMILFDTVTMQQDARVRYPSLPQSLPKDFCLTWKDISYTVQKKCNGGLRAMFGLQRTEYVTLLNGVGGIVNSGMLMAIMGPSGAGKTTLLATISRRVKGSATGEVLLNGKPIDTEQMIRISGFVPQVDLAVESLTVQEHMEFMACMKMDRRVRASVRRHRITAMLAELSLTKCANCRLSALSGGERRRVTLAVQLLTEPSILFCDEPTTGLDSYGALAVVRTLRQVAASGKIVMCSVHQPASGLLDIFHEVLLLSGGKVAFQGSSADANEFFDSLSLKCPPTFNSAEFYVSQLSIVRGKESESYQKVNWICDQYEKSKYGQRVSKLIEYSCTTTSEVEQLPLIFLEAPPGPVDFKKALLLTQVEWLTWRTYVEYKRSYTTLVLRFVTYMFIGLLIASPYVGVTAKAMDQGGIQNMQGLLYLVVVETVFTFNYAVFYTFPRELPLLLRDIAGGLYSPAPYYISKVVVLIPGAIFQPLLYSILVFTVTGLNGGFLGLVYFTLPVVISAISASALGLFLSASFKSVDTASLFSVPLDFLGLMFCGIYLHLGHLAPGIAWLKYLSQFYYGLEAVSLTQWLLIDRINCSPDPEEPCISSGLGVLEKYGYLPSHYTTDLIGLLVIFAVSHFAGFLIIRYRSRKEAVY from the exons ATGCAGCAAGACGCGAGGGTGCGGTATCCGTCGCTGCCGCAGAGCCTGCCGAAGGACTTCTGCCTGACGTGGAAGGACATTTCGTACACGGTCCAGAAAAAGTGTAACGGCGGCCTGAGGGCGATGTTCGGGCTGCAGCGGACCGAATACGTCACTCTGTTGAACGGAG TCGGCGGTATAGTTAATTCCGGGATGCTGATGGCCATCATGGGACCAAG CGGTGCTGGGAAAACTACGTTGCTCGCGACGATCAGCCGGCGAGTTAAAG GCAGCGCGACGGGCGAGGTACTGTTAAACGGGAAGCCGATAGACACCGAGCAGATGATAAGGATATCGGGTTTCGTTCCGCAAGTGGACCTGGCGGTCGAGTCGCTGACCGTTCAAGAGCACATGGAGTTCATG GCTTGCATGAAGATGGACAGAAGGGTTCGCGCGAGTGTCCGGAGGCATCGGATCACGGCCATGCTGGCGGAGCTGAGTTTGACCAAGTGTGCGAATTGCAGGCTGTCCGCTTTGTCCGGCGGCGAGAGAAGAAGAGTCACTCTAGCCGTTCAA CTGCTCACCGAGCCCAGCATCCTCTTCTGCGACGAACCAACCACAGGGTTGGACAGCTACGGCGCTCTAGCGGTCGTCAGGACGTTGAGGCAGGTCGCAGCCAGCGGAAAAATCGTTATGTGCTCGGTCCACCAACCGGCTTCCGGGTTGCTCGACATTTTCCACGAGGTCCTTCTGCTTTCCGGCGGAAAAGTCGCATTCCAGGGCTCGTCCGCCGACGCCAATGAATTTTTCGACAG CCTGAGCCTGAAATGTCCACCGACCTTCAACAGCGCGGAGTTCTACGTCTCCCAGTTGTCGATCGTTCGGGGAAAGGAGTCCGAGAGTTACCAAAAG GTGAACTGGATCTGCGATCAATACGAGAAGTCGAAGTATGGTCAAAGGGTGTCGAAGCTGATCGAGTATTCGTGCACGACCACGTCGGAGGTCGAGCAGCTGCCATTAATATTTTTGGAAGCCCCGCCGGGCCCCGTCGACTTCAAAAAGGCTCTGCTGCTCACGCAGGTCGAGTGGCTCACCTGGAGGACCTACGTCGAGTACAAAAGAAGCTACACGACGCTTGTGCTACGATTCGTCACCTACATG TTCATAGGCTTGCTGATTGCCTCGCCGTACGTGGGCGTGACAGCGAAAGCGATGGACCAGGGCGGAATACAGAACATGCAGGGTCTTCTGTACCTGGTGGTGGTCGAGACCGTGTTCACCTTTAATTACGCCGTCTTCTACACGTTCCCGCGAGAGTTACCGCTCCTGCTGCGCGATATCGCCGGCGGACTTTACAGCCCGGCGCCATATTACATCAGCAAAGTGGTCGTTCTG ATACCCGGAGCGATATTTCAGCCGCTGCTCTACTCGATTCTAGTGTTCACTGTCACTGGACTGAACGGGGGATTCTTAGGACTCGTCTACTTCACGCTGCCAGTAGTAATCTCTGCCATTTCCGCGTCCGCTCTCG GTTTGTTTTTATCGGCGTCGTTCAAATCTGTGGACACGGCTTCTCTGTTCTCCGTGCCGCTCGACTTCCTAGGTCTGATGTTCTGCGGGATTTATCTGCATCTTGG ACACCTGGCACCCGGTATCGCGTGGTTGAAGTACCTGTCCCAGTTCTACTACGGTCTGGAGGCGGTTTCTTTGACTCAATGGTTGTTGATCGATCGCATAA ATTGCTCACCGGACCCCGAAGAGCCCTGCATATCCAGCGGCCTCGGAGTCCTCGAGAAGTACGGCTACCTACCGAGCCACTACACCACGGATCTGATTGGTCTGCTGGTGATATTCGCGGTCAGTCATTTCGCCGGTTTCCTGATCATTCGCTACCGAAGTCGCAAGGAAGCTGTGTACTGA
- the Bw gene encoding brown isoform X4 — translation MIRISGFVPQVDLAVESLTVQEHMEFMACMKMDRRVRASVRRHRITAMLAELSLTKCANCRLSALSGGERRRVTLAVQLLTEPSILFCDEPTTGLDSYGALAVVRTLRQVAASGKIVMCSVHQPASGLLDIFHEVLLLSGGKVAFQGSSADANEFFDSLSLKCPPTFNSAEFYVSQLSIVRGKESESYQKVNWICDQYEKSKYGQRVSKLIEYSCTTTSEVEQLPLIFLEAPPGPVDFKKALLLTQVEWLTWRTYVEYKRSYTTLVLRFVTYMFIGLLIASPYVGVTAKAMDQGGIQNMQGLLYLVVVETVFTFNYAVFYTFPRELPLLLRDIAGGLYSPAPYYISKVVVLIPGAIFQPLLYSILVFTVTGLNGGFLGLVYFTLPVVISAISASALGLFLSASFKSVDTASLFSVPLDFLGLMFCGIYLHLGHLAPGIAWLKYLSQFYYGLEAVSLTQWLLIDRISTFLIVNIYEKGFWRESFILILCSRRLLTGPRRALHIQRPRSPREVRLPTEPLHHGSDWSAGDIRGQSFRRFPDHSLPKSQGSCVLILRVLVNLRNVFLSS, via the exons ATGATAAGGATATCGGGTTTCGTTCCGCAAGTGGACCTGGCGGTCGAGTCGCTGACCGTTCAAGAGCACATGGAGTTCATG GCTTGCATGAAGATGGACAGAAGGGTTCGCGCGAGTGTCCGGAGGCATCGGATCACGGCCATGCTGGCGGAGCTGAGTTTGACCAAGTGTGCGAATTGCAGGCTGTCCGCTTTGTCCGGCGGCGAGAGAAGAAGAGTCACTCTAGCCGTTCAA CTGCTCACCGAGCCCAGCATCCTCTTCTGCGACGAACCAACCACAGGGTTGGACAGCTACGGCGCTCTAGCGGTCGTCAGGACGTTGAGGCAGGTCGCAGCCAGCGGAAAAATCGTTATGTGCTCGGTCCACCAACCGGCTTCCGGGTTGCTCGACATTTTCCACGAGGTCCTTCTGCTTTCCGGCGGAAAAGTCGCATTCCAGGGCTCGTCCGCCGACGCCAATGAATTTTTCGACAG CCTGAGCCTGAAATGTCCACCGACCTTCAACAGCGCGGAGTTCTACGTCTCCCAGTTGTCGATCGTTCGGGGAAAGGAGTCCGAGAGTTACCAAAAG GTGAACTGGATCTGCGATCAATACGAGAAGTCGAAGTATGGTCAAAGGGTGTCGAAGCTGATCGAGTATTCGTGCACGACCACGTCGGAGGTCGAGCAGCTGCCATTAATATTTTTGGAAGCCCCGCCGGGCCCCGTCGACTTCAAAAAGGCTCTGCTGCTCACGCAGGTCGAGTGGCTCACCTGGAGGACCTACGTCGAGTACAAAAGAAGCTACACGACGCTTGTGCTACGATTCGTCACCTACATG TTCATAGGCTTGCTGATTGCCTCGCCGTACGTGGGCGTGACAGCGAAAGCGATGGACCAGGGCGGAATACAGAACATGCAGGGTCTTCTGTACCTGGTGGTGGTCGAGACCGTGTTCACCTTTAATTACGCCGTCTTCTACACGTTCCCGCGAGAGTTACCGCTCCTGCTGCGCGATATCGCCGGCGGACTTTACAGCCCGGCGCCATATTACATCAGCAAAGTGGTCGTTCTG ATACCCGGAGCGATATTTCAGCCGCTGCTCTACTCGATTCTAGTGTTCACTGTCACTGGACTGAACGGGGGATTCTTAGGACTCGTCTACTTCACGCTGCCAGTAGTAATCTCTGCCATTTCCGCGTCCGCTCTCG GTTTGTTTTTATCGGCGTCGTTCAAATCTGTGGACACGGCTTCTCTGTTCTCCGTGCCGCTCGACTTCCTAGGTCTGATGTTCTGCGGGATTTATCTGCATCTTGG ACACCTGGCACCCGGTATCGCGTGGTTGAAGTACCTGTCCCAGTTCTACTACGGTCTGGAGGCGGTTTCTTTGACTCAATGGTTGTTGATCGATCGCATAAGTACGTTTCTAATCGTCAACATTTACGAGAAAGGATTCTGGAGAGAGTCTTTCATACTGATTCTGTGTTCTCGAAGATTGCTCACCGGACCCCGAAGAGCCCTGCATATCCAGCGGCCTCGGAGTCCTCGAGAAGTACGGCTACCTACCGAGCCACTACACCACGGATCTGATTGGTCTGCTGGTGATATTCGCGGTCAGTCATTTCGCCGGTTTCCTGATCATTCGCTACCGAAGTCGCAAGGAAGCTGTGTACTGATTCTCCGTGTACTAGTGAATTTACGCAACGTCTTTTTATCATCTTGA